The Populus nigra chromosome 14, ddPopNigr1.1, whole genome shotgun sequence genome has a segment encoding these proteins:
- the LOC133673204 gene encoding probable inactive receptor kinase At5g67200: MKQPHTSSTSHFTMPLSNPLLLLLLLLLLLLTTLTTSQLEQTTYLPPLDAVSILSFKSKADLDNKLFYTLNERFDYCQWQGIKCAQGRVVRVVLQGFGLRGTFPPFTLSRLDQLRVLSLQNNSLSGPIPDLSPLFNLKSLFLNHNSFSASFPPSILLLHRLTVLDLSYNNLAGQLPVNLSSLDRLNSLQLEFNQFNGTLPSLDLRLLVFFNVSGNNLTGPIPLTPTLSRFDTSSFSLNPYLCGEIINKACKPRSPFFDSSASPTASSPAGVPFGQSAQAGGGVVVSITPPSKQKPSRSGVVLGFTVGVSVLVLSLLCFVLVLVKKQKQERHAEEEKEQVVTGTTSPVRTPSNNPAMQSQVGEKGHEIINTKAKEGLVQQVRKAEKSGSLVFCGGKTQVYTLEQLMRASAELLGRGTIGTTYKAVLDNQLIVTVKRLDASKTAITSSDVFERHMDVVGALRHPNLVPIAAYFQAKGERLVIFDYQPNGSLFNLIHGSRSTRAKPLHWTSCLKIAEDVAQGLAYIHQTSNLVHGNLKSANVLLGADFEACITDYCLAMLADTSSSENPDSAACKAPETRKASRRATSKSDVYAFGVLLLELLTGKHPSQHPYLVPADMLDWVRTVRDDGSGDDNQLGMLTEVASVCSLTSPEQRPAMWQVLKMIQEIKDNVMVEDNAADGYS, encoded by the exons ATGAAGCAACCACATACATCCTCCACTTCCCACTTCACAATGCCACTAAGCAaccctctcctcctcctcctcctcctcctcctcctcctcctcaccaCCCTCACCACCTCTCAGCTTGAGCAAACAACCTACCTTCCCCCACTAGACGCAGTTTCCATCCTCTCTTTCAAATCCAAAGCTGACTTAGACAACAAACTCTTCTACACCCTCAACGAACGTTTTGACTACTGTCAATGGCAAGGCATCAAATGTGCTCAAGGCCGTGTTGTCCGTGTTGTCCTTCAAGGTTTCGGTCTGCGTGGGACTTTCCCTCCCTTCACTCTTTCCCGGCTCGACCAACTTCGTGTCCTTTCTCTCCAAAACAACTCCCTCTCCGGTCCCATTCCTGACTTGTCCCCACTCTTTAACCTAAAATCTCTGTTTTTAAACCATAACTCTTTCTCTGCTTCTTTCCCTCCTTCCATTTTATTGCTCCATAGATTAACAGTTCTTGATCTTTCGTACAACAATCTCGCTGGACAGCTTCCGGTAAATTTATCTTCTTTGGACCGGTTAAACTCGCTCCAACTCGAGTTTAATCAGTTTAACGGGACACTCCCTTCTTTAGACCTCCGacttcttgttttctttaatgtttCTGGTAATAACCTTACCGGCCCCATTCCTTTGACCCCTACATTGTCACGTTTTGACACTTCCTCTTTCTCCTTAAATCCTTATCTTTGTGGAGAGATTATTAATAAGGCTTGCAAGCCACGGTCTCCATTTTTTGATTCTTCGGCTTCTCCTACTGCTAGTTCGCCGGCAGGAGTGCCGTTTGGACAAAGCGCTCAAGCTGGAGGTGGGGTTGTAGTATCTATAACTCCTCCTTCTAAGCAGAAGCCTAGTAGAAGTGGTGTTGTATTGGGATTTACTGTTGGGGTTTCGGTTTTAGTACTGTCTTTGCTGtgctttgttttggttttggtcAAGAAACAGAAGCAAGAAAGACATGCcgaagaagagaaagaacaagTGGTGACCGGGACGACTTCTCCGGTCAGAACACCTTCGAACAATCCGGCAATGCAAAGTCAAGTTGGAGAGAAGGGTCATGAGATTATAAATACGAAGGCGAAAGAAGGGCTGGTTCAACAAGTTAGGAAAGCAGAGAAGAGTGGGAGTTTAGTGTTTTGTGGAGGGAAAACACAGGTTTATACATTAGAGCAGTTAATGAGGGCATCTGCCGAGTTGCTGGGGAGGGGTACGATTGGAACTACTTATAAAGCTGTTCTTGATAATCAATTGATTGTTACAGTGAAAAGGCTAGATGCTAGTAAGACTGCAATTACTAGTAGTGATGTGTTTGAGAGGCACATGGATGTTGTCGGTGCGCTTAGACACCCAAATTTGGTGCCAATCGCTGCTTATTTTCAAGCTAAAGGAGAAAGGCTTGTTATCTTTGATTATCAACCCAATGGCAGCCTCTTCAATCTCATTCATg GTTCAAGATCAACAAGGGCAAAGCCACTTCATTGGACATCATGCTTGAAGATAGCAGAAGATGTGGCACAGGGTCTTGCTTACATCCATCAAACGTCAAACCTTGTACATGGAAACCTGAAATCCGCCAATGTTCTACTTGGAGCTGATTTTGAGGCCTGCATCACAGACTACTGCCTTGCCATGCTTGCAGACACTTCTTCTAGTGAAAATCCTGATTCTGCAGCTTGTAAAGCACCTGAGACTCGCAAGGCTAGCCGTCGAGCCACTTCCAAATCTGATGTCTATGCATTTGGTGTGCTGTTACTGGAGCTTTTGACTGGTAAACATCCATCACAACATCCATACCTTGTGCCTGCTGATATGTTGGACTGGGTCAGAACAGTGAGAGATGACGGTAGTGGGGATGACAACCAGCTTGGAATGCTTACTGAAGTTGCTAGTGTTTGTAGCTTGACCTCACCGGAACAGAGGCCGGCAATGTGGCAAGTGTTAAAGATGATACAAGAGATAAAGGACAATGTCATGGTAGAAGATAATGCAGCTGATGGATATTCATAG
- the LOC133673203 gene encoding kinesin-like protein KIN-4A isoform X2, whose product MGEEYFCAKLHLVDLAGSERAKRTGTDGLRLKEGIHINKGLLALGNVISALGDEKKRKEGMHVPYRDSKLTRLLQDSLGGNSKTVMIACISPADINAEETLNTLKYANRARNIQNKPVANRDLISNEMQQMRQQLKYLQAELCARGVTAASDEVQVLRERIAWLEATNEDLSRKLHEYRSRCAITEKCEIDAYEGHATSAKSDGLKRNFQSMDSSEYYMDEGISGDSSGEIDEAAKEWEHTLIQSTMDKELNELNKRLEQKESEMKLFGGVDTEVLKQQFRKKILELEEEKRTVQQERDHLLVEIENLAANSDGQAQKTQDIHSQKLKALEAQILDLKKKQESHFELLKQKQRSDEAANRLQAEIQYIKAQKVQLQHKIKQEAEQFRQWKASQEKELLQLRKEGRRNEHERHKLEALHQRQKMVLQRKTEEAAMASKRLKELLEARKSSPRESSANSNGHLSPGQGNEKSLRRWLDHELEVMVKVHEVRLQHEKQKQEHAALAEELALLKQVNQLSPNGGSPQEGKNGHRHTRLMLMSPNARMARIAFLENMLRVSASALATMASQLSEAGERERTFIGRGHWNQIRSMGEAKNLLQYMLTAAADDRCRLWEKNMEIKETKDELNDLLILLRQSEIQRKDLLKEQKMREQAIAIAFASSASDSSRSSSKHYADNMSGHLSPMLLPAPKQLKFTPGIVNGPARESVAFLDQTGKIVPVGHLSMKKLAALGQTGKLWRWKRSHHQWLLQFKWKWQKPWKLSEWIKHSDETIMRSRPRSQALI is encoded by the exons GATTCTCTTGGTGGAAACAGCAAAACTGTTATGATAG CTTGCATCAGTCCTGCTGACATCAATGCTGAGGAGACTCTCAACACTCTCAAATACGCAAACCGTGCACGCAATATTCAAAATAAGCCAGTT GCTAATAGAGATTTAATATCCAATGAGATGCAACAGATGCGCCAACAGTTAAAGTACTTGCAGGCAGAACTTTGTGCTCGCGGGGTTACAGCTGCTTCAGATGAAGTACAG GTTCTCAGGGAAAGGATTGCTTGGCTTGAGGCTACAAATGAGGACCTTTCTCGAAAACTTCATGAATACCGGAGCCGATGTGCTATTACAGAGAAGTGTGAAATTGATGCTTAT GAGGGGCATGCCACTTCTGCAAAAAGTGATGGACTTAAGAGGAACTTTCAGAGTATGGACTCATCTGAGTATTATATGGATGAAGGCATATCAG GTGATAGCTCTGGGGAAATTGATGAAGCAGCAAAAGAATGGGAGCACACACTTATACAAAGCACAATGGATAAAGAATTGAATGAGCTGAACAAACGTTTGGAGCAAAAAGAG TCTGAGATGAAACTTTTTGGAGGGGTTGACACTGAAGTTCTGAAGCAGCAGTTCAGGAAGAAAATCTTGGAACTCGAGGAAGAGAAAAGAACTGTTCAG CAAGAGAGGGATCATTTattggttgaaattgagaacCTTGCTGCCAATTCTGATGGACAAGCACAGAAAACACAAGATATTCATTCTCAGAAATTAAAAGCACTTGAGGCACAG ATTTTAGAtcttaaaaagaaacaagaaagccACTTCGAGCTTTTgaagcaaaaacaaagaagtGATGAAGCAGCGAATAGGTTGCAAGCTGAAATACAATATATCAAGGCTCAAAAG GTTCAGTTGCAACACAAGATAAAACAAGAAGCAGAACAATTTCGACAATGGAAGGCCAGTCAAGAGAAGGAATTGCTGCAG CTAAGAAAGGAGGGCAGGAGAAATGAGCATGAGAGGCATAAGCTTGAAGCCCTGCATCAACGTCAGAAAATG GTTCTTCAAAGGAAGACAGAGGAGGCGGCAATGGCTAGCAAAAGGCTAAAGGAGTTGTTGGAAGCCCGCAAGTCTTCACCACGTGAGAGCTCag CTAATTCCAATGGACATTTATCGCCTGGGCAG GGCAATGAAAAATCCTTAAGAAGATGGCTTGATCACGAGCTTGAAGTCATGGTGAAAGTGCATGAAGTTCGTCTTCAACATGAGAAGCAAAAACAAGA ACATGCTGCACTAGCGGAGGAGTTAGCCTTGTTGAAACAAGTGAACCAGCTCTCTCCAAATGGGGGTAGTCCACAAGAAGGAAAGAATGGACATAGACATACTAG ATTGATGTTGATGTCACCAAATGCAAGAATGGCTAGAATTGCTTTTTTGGAGAACATGCTGAGAGTATCTGCAAGTGCCCTAGCAACAATGGCTTCACAACTTTCAGAAGCAGGAGAAAGAGAGCGTACCTTTATTGGTCGTGGACATTGGAACCAAATACGCTCAATGGGAGAAGCTAAGAACCTGCTTCAGTATATGCTTACTGCAGCTGCAGATGATAG ATGCCGATTGTGGGAAAAGAATATGGAAATCAAGGAAACTAAAGATGAATTGAATGATCTTTTGATCTTACTAAGACAAAGTGAGATCCAGAGGAAGGACCTTCTGAAGGAGCAAAAGATGAGAGAACAAGCTATTGCAATTGCCTTTGCCTCATCAGCTTCG GATAGCTCACGCAGTTCTTCGAAGCATTATGCAGACAACATGAGTGGTCATTTGTCTCCAATGTTGCTTCCAGCGCCAAAGCAACTAAAATTTACACCTGGGATTGTTAATGGGCCTGCTAGAGAATCGGTGGCATTTCTAGACCAAACGGGAAAG ATAGTACCGGTTGGACATTTGTCAATGAAGAAATTGGCAGCTTTAGGGCAAACTGGAAAACTCTGGCGATGGAAGAGGAGTCATCATCAGTGGCTGCTTCAGTTCAAATGGAAGTGGCAGAAACCATGGAAGCTCTCAGAGTGGATCAAACACAGTGATGAAACAATCATGAGGTCAAGGCCTCGCTCACAGGCTCTGATATGA
- the LOC133672745 gene encoding protein IRX15-LIKE-like, protein MKNSSNSNSNTKLILLHPYIQKQGGSNRLWLLAFVSFFTIAFLLTLIYTREILPIKSTTTTTMATGSASSSTFGNINAPLPTSVINTLLHYASRSNDSFHMSHAEIKPISDVLRKCSSPCNFLVFGLTHETLLWKALNHNGRTVFIEENRYYAAYYEELHPEIDVFDIQYTTKMKEMRELIAFTNKQIKNECRPVQNLLFSECKLGINDLPNHVYEVDWDLILVDGPRGDGPDGPGRMTPIFTAGVLARSRKASNAKTHIFVHDYYRNVERIYGDEFLCRENLVESNDMLAHFIVEKMDENSFHFCRNHTSTSPS, encoded by the coding sequence ATGAAGAACAGTAGCAATAGCAACAGTAACACTAAGCTGATTCTTCTTCATCCCTACATCCAAAAACAAGGAGGCTCCAATCGGTTATGGCTACTTGCCTTTGTATCATTCTTCACTATTGCTTTCCTTCTTACACTAATCTACACAAGAGAGATCTTACCTATCAAATCCACCACCACTACCACCATGGCCACTGGCTCAGCTTCTAGCTCTACCTTTGGCAATATTAATGCACCATTGCCAACATCAGTCATCAATACTCTCCTCCACTATGCCTCAAGATCCAATGACAGTTTCCATATGTCGCATGCCGAAATCAAACCAATCTCTGATGTACTTAGAAAGTGCTCATCTCCTTGTAACTTTCTTGTTTTTGGTCTAACACACGAGACCCTACTCTGGAAAGCTCTAAACCACAATGGACGCACAGTTTTCATCGAAGAAAATCGCTACTACGCAGCTTATTATGAAGAGTTACATCCTGAGATTGATGTCTTTGATATCCAATACACAACCAAGATGAAAGAAATGAGAGAGCTTATAGCCTTCACCAACAAACAGATAAAAAATGAATGCAGGCCAGTGCAGAATTTACTCTTCTCGGAGTGTAAGCTTGGGATTAATGACTTGCCTAATCATGTCTATGAGGTTGATTGGGATCTGATATTGGTTGATGGGCCTAGAGGGGATGGACCAGATGGTCCAGGAAGGATGACACCAATCTTCACAGCTGGTGTTCTAGCTAGGAGCAGGAAGGCTAGCAATGCCAAGACTCACATATTTGTGCACGATTACTACAGAAATGTGGAGAGAATTTATGGTGATGAGTTCTTGTGCAGAGAGAACTTGGTGGAGTCTAATGACATGCTTGCTCATTTTATAGTAGAGAAAATGGACGAGAATAGCTTCCATTTCTGTCGCAACCATACATCAACTTCACCATCCTAA